The following coding sequences lie in one Anatilimnocola floriformis genomic window:
- a CDS encoding alpha-amylase/4-alpha-glucanotransferase domain-containing protein, translated as MNPIRLCLVLHNHQPVGNFDGVFEQAYQDSYLPFLDVFESYSDLKISLHTSGPLMEWLDERHGEYIDRVARLVRAGRIEIVGGPFYEPILTMIPPRDRVGQITTYSRWLENRLGANVQGMWMPERVWEQSLTGDLVAAGMKYTVLDDFHFKNAGLTEDQLHGYYLTEDDGRVLCVFPGSEPLRYTIPFQSPQASIDYLRGIHAKFPGAVVVFGDDGEKFGTWPDTKKHVYENGWLRQFFDALLANRDWLQMSTLAEANESTPPVGKIYLPDGSYREMTEWALPVNQQLEYDHVVHELEHDHRWPQIKRFVRGGFWRNFKVKYPETNEMYSRMMMTSKRFAQAERDGVAGQAFENARQALYRGQCNCPYWHGAFGGIYLPHLRNAIFNQLIAADNLIDQAAGKTEAYVEATTDDYNFDLKQEVRLASDKLIALLAPAQGGMLYELDVRSICHNLGATLTRRPESYHRKVLAGPAGANGSVSSIHDRVVFKQPGLDQRLQYDPTQRKSLLDHFYDLGATLQGVSRGEARELGDFINGVYEAKIRRAADRIQVQLTRPGHVNGHEIRITKAVTMMAGSQTMELTYQLENLPPHELLHFAVELNFAGLPSGADDRYFHNLNGIRYGQLGTQLDLQDANQLGLTDEWLGIDVQMVANRQTSFWTFPIETVSQSEGGFELVHQSVAVLPHWHVRGDAAGKWTATIQLTTSTAIAERRMQPERAAVMA; from the coding sequence ATGAATCCGATTCGCTTGTGCCTGGTTCTGCACAATCATCAGCCCGTCGGCAATTTCGACGGCGTGTTCGAGCAAGCCTATCAAGATAGTTACTTGCCGTTCCTCGATGTCTTTGAGTCGTACAGCGACCTGAAGATTTCGCTGCACACCAGCGGCCCGCTGATGGAGTGGCTCGACGAGCGCCACGGCGAATACATCGATCGCGTGGCCCGCCTCGTGCGCGCCGGCCGCATCGAAATCGTCGGCGGTCCGTTCTACGAACCGATCCTCACGATGATTCCGCCGCGCGATCGCGTCGGTCAGATCACCACGTACTCGCGCTGGCTCGAAAACCGCCTGGGCGCGAACGTGCAAGGCATGTGGATGCCGGAACGCGTGTGGGAACAATCGCTCACGGGCGACCTCGTTGCCGCGGGCATGAAGTACACCGTGCTCGACGACTTTCACTTCAAAAACGCCGGTCTGACCGAAGATCAGCTGCACGGTTATTACCTGACCGAAGACGACGGCCGCGTGCTGTGCGTCTTTCCGGGCAGCGAGCCGCTGCGCTACACCATTCCGTTTCAATCGCCGCAGGCCAGCATCGACTATCTCCGCGGGATCCATGCCAAGTTTCCCGGCGCGGTTGTTGTCTTCGGCGACGACGGCGAAAAGTTCGGCACTTGGCCGGACACGAAAAAACACGTTTACGAAAACGGCTGGCTGCGGCAGTTCTTCGATGCGTTGCTCGCCAATCGCGACTGGCTGCAGATGAGCACGCTGGCCGAAGCCAACGAAAGCACACCGCCGGTCGGCAAGATTTATTTGCCCGACGGCAGCTATCGCGAAATGACCGAGTGGGCTCTGCCGGTCAATCAGCAACTCGAATATGACCACGTCGTGCACGAACTCGAGCACGATCATCGCTGGCCGCAAATCAAGCGATTCGTCCGCGGCGGTTTCTGGCGGAACTTCAAAGTGAAGTATCCCGAAACCAACGAAATGTATTCGCGGATGATGATGACCAGCAAACGCTTTGCCCAAGCCGAGCGCGATGGCGTGGCTGGCCAGGCTTTCGAAAACGCTCGGCAGGCGCTCTACCGCGGTCAATGCAATTGCCCGTACTGGCACGGCGCGTTCGGCGGCATTTATCTACCGCACTTGCGCAACGCGATTTTCAATCAGCTAATCGCCGCCGACAATCTGATCGATCAAGCGGCCGGCAAGACCGAAGCCTACGTCGAAGCCACGACCGACGACTACAACTTCGATCTCAAGCAAGAAGTCCGCCTTGCCAGCGACAAGCTGATCGCGCTCCTCGCGCCGGCTCAGGGCGGCATGCTGTATGAGCTCGATGTTCGCTCGATTTGCCACAACCTGGGCGCCACGCTCACGCGGCGGCCTGAGTCGTATCACCGCAAGGTGCTCGCCGGTCCTGCCGGCGCGAATGGCAGCGTGTCGAGCATTCACGACCGCGTCGTCTTCAAGCAGCCGGGCCTCGATCAACGGCTGCAATACGACCCGACTCAGCGGAAGAGCCTGCTCGATCACTTCTATGATCTGGGTGCGACGCTGCAAGGCGTGAGCCGCGGCGAAGCTCGCGAGCTGGGCGACTTCATCAACGGCGTGTATGAAGCCAAGATCCGCCGGGCAGCCGATCGCATTCAAGTGCAATTGACTCGGCCCGGTCACGTGAATGGTCACGAGATCCGCATCACCAAGGCCGTGACGATGATGGCTGGCAGCCAGACGATGGAGCTGACCTACCAGCTCGAAAATCTGCCGCCGCACGAGCTGTTGCACTTCGCCGTGGAGCTGAACTTCGCCGGCTTGCCCTCAGGCGCCGACGATCGCTACTTCCACAACCTGAACGGCATCCGCTACGGCCAACTCGGCACGCAACTCGATCTGCAAGACGCCAATCAGCTCGGCTTGACCGACGAATGGCTTGGCATCGACGTGCAGATGGTCGCCAACCGCCAGACCAGCTTCTGGACCTTCCCGATCGAAACCGTTAGTCAATCGGAAGGTGGTTTTGAATTGGTCCACCAGTCTGTCGCGGTGCTGCCACACTGGCACGTCCGCGGCGATGCTGCTGGCAAGTGGACCGCCACGATCCAGCTAACCACCAGCACCGCGATCGCCGAACGGCGCATGCAACCGGAACGAGCCGCCGTAATGGCGTAA
- a CDS encoding AI-2E family transporter produces MTQLTLAKHLAAIALTLLALLALWTAGSAVAIFMASLAVAAALHPQVEYFRERGWPSWAAAGVVASGCLLVLCVLLIMLAPSLVANLRSLEQDISLAATSFAEASPDHWFVRMTSPVAEISEEIKEEIKQTPAGESPAAKLGQMLLTPLIGTAAGLVQLSALGGICFALAFYWTLDRERFERLWLSLVPVRRRVGAQRMWQSIEREVGAYLRSEILQFLLAVVLLWAVFSVLDLRYAALAAVVAGSLTLIPWLGTIFGSAVVMILTSPKLADWNGPWASSQTWAALAAIVLVLCLLEFVIEPKLFQRDRYNPLWTALVAIVMAATWGIWGLLFGPLAGYVLQILVRQVYPRLVQVQPRIASEASLQERLKQLESRFSEQAEVTPELVSLKKRLTDLVTKRAEVGVSATG; encoded by the coding sequence ATGACCCAACTCACTTTGGCGAAACATCTCGCGGCGATTGCGCTCACACTCCTCGCCCTGCTTGCGCTGTGGACAGCAGGATCGGCTGTTGCGATCTTTATGGCATCGCTGGCGGTAGCGGCGGCCTTGCATCCGCAGGTCGAGTATTTCAGGGAGCGCGGCTGGCCCTCGTGGGCGGCGGCGGGAGTTGTCGCCAGCGGTTGTCTGCTCGTGCTCTGCGTGCTGCTCATCATGCTTGCTCCTTCGCTCGTGGCGAATTTGCGTTCGCTCGAACAAGACATCTCGCTCGCGGCCACTTCGTTTGCCGAAGCCTCGCCCGATCACTGGTTCGTCCGCATGACCAGCCCCGTGGCGGAAATCAGTGAAGAGATCAAAGAAGAAATCAAACAAACTCCCGCTGGTGAATCGCCGGCGGCAAAGTTGGGGCAGATGCTCCTCACGCCCTTGATCGGCACGGCGGCGGGACTGGTGCAGCTCTCGGCGCTAGGTGGTATTTGCTTTGCGCTCGCGTTTTATTGGACGCTCGACCGCGAACGTTTCGAACGACTCTGGCTGTCGCTCGTTCCGGTGCGCCGTCGAGTCGGAGCGCAGCGAATGTGGCAATCGATCGAGCGCGAGGTCGGCGCTTATTTGCGGAGCGAGATTCTGCAATTTCTGCTCGCGGTCGTGCTGCTGTGGGCGGTGTTTTCGGTACTCGATCTGCGCTACGCCGCGCTGGCTGCGGTGGTGGCGGGTTCGCTCACACTCATTCCTTGGTTGGGCACCATTTTCGGCTCGGCCGTTGTCATGATTCTTACGTCGCCCAAGCTGGCCGATTGGAACGGGCCGTGGGCGAGTTCTCAAACCTGGGCAGCGCTAGCCGCGATTGTGCTGGTCCTCTGCCTACTGGAATTTGTCATCGAGCCGAAGTTGTTTCAGCGCGATCGCTACAACCCGCTCTGGACCGCACTCGTCGCGATCGTGATGGCAGCGACCTGGGGCATTTGGGGATTGCTGTTTGGGCCGCTCGCGGGATATGTGCTGCAGATTCTGGTGCGGCAGGTTTATCCGCGACTGGTGCAAGTGCAGCCGCGGATTGCCAGCGAAGCGAGCCTGCAAGAACGCCTGAAGCAATTGGAGTCGCGCTTCAGTGAACAGGCCGAAGTCACGCCCGAACTCGTCAGTCTGAAAAAACGACTGACGGATCTGGTAACGAAGCGGGCCGAAGTGGGAGTTTCGGCAACTGGCTGA
- a CDS encoding tetratricopeptide repeat protein, whose protein sequence is MSRTPIVRPIHWPNVAINLAIVAVFVSLGWLIAPRYGPSYGALAYVIVALLLRGTISRHHRAAVALCKRRQFEQAIPEFEKSLHFFQTHRWIDDWRAITLFSMGIPYREMALVSLGFCYGQIGDGKRARAYYEQALQEFPSNKNGMAESALRLMDAAKNEA, encoded by the coding sequence ATGTCGCGCACGCCGATCGTTCGACCAATTCACTGGCCAAACGTTGCCATCAACCTGGCAATCGTGGCTGTTTTCGTCTCCCTGGGCTGGTTGATCGCTCCACGATATGGCCCGTCGTACGGCGCTCTCGCGTATGTGATTGTGGCGCTGTTGCTACGGGGTACGATTTCGCGCCACCATCGAGCGGCAGTCGCCCTGTGCAAACGGCGGCAATTTGAACAAGCGATTCCGGAGTTTGAAAAAAGTCTGCACTTTTTTCAGACCCATCGTTGGATCGATGATTGGCGGGCCATCACCTTGTTCTCAATGGGCATCCCCTATCGAGAGATGGCGCTGGTTAGCCTGGGGTTCTGCTACGGCCAAATCGGCGACGGAAAGCGTGCTCGCGCGTACTACGAACAGGCCTTGCAAGAATTTCCTAGCAACAAAAATGGCATGGCCGAGTCTGCCCTCCGGCTGATGGATGCCGCGAAGAATGAGGCGTAA
- a CDS encoding carboxylesterase family protein, with product MHRIVTLLMVAVSLHACSAEAQDKQPPRFPQFEVREHREGEKKLPYRLLVPRSYDAAKAWPLIIWLHGSGEIGSNNTAQLSGITSTFLGNAEKSQAIVMAPQCPEGFSWLGVGLNEPPKITEPSRMIVATIGDLQKEYNVDDRRIYIGGFSMGGCGSWDLLSRYPNLFAAAFPIAGPPGDRKGLARLIKDVPIWVFHGDQDRIAPVDSSRTIVAALKEIAAPVKYTEYKNGSHEMNQALAEPALQEWLFTQKRSTAPVFTPSEVPADASLITKTLPHGMRDTWTGKVERTGHSAPRLAIEDVRYRLRAADDAPAAVAELLAKIGKGEVQGSYAITGKIALEERAWLIVEKIVAANENEKEDKPKSSEAKPIKVLLIGNSQCPTIVGKQLLEKLDASDKGGRPIELVGCVRGGASLRSHWEAGTGPETARGKIAGGGWDFVVLQDIYNVEEAAFQPYARQFHQLVKENGGRTVLFGTASILSDYPKGFERLHRLHVAMGKELETPIVDASQAYVRYFGDTPTKEKMESLFASDRAHPGLQGSYLYSCGIYSVLTGRSPVGLAAPEGISADIAKSLQETAWAQYQETATALKK from the coding sequence ATGCACCGGATTGTCACTCTGCTGATGGTTGCAGTGTCGCTTCATGCTTGTTCGGCCGAGGCCCAAGACAAGCAACCGCCGCGGTTTCCGCAGTTCGAAGTGCGCGAGCATCGCGAGGGTGAAAAGAAGCTGCCATATCGCTTGCTCGTGCCGCGAAGCTACGACGCCGCGAAGGCCTGGCCGCTCATCATCTGGCTCCACGGCAGCGGCGAGATCGGCAGCAATAACACGGCACAACTGAGCGGCATCACGTCAACGTTTCTGGGGAACGCAGAGAAGAGCCAGGCGATTGTGATGGCGCCGCAATGCCCAGAAGGATTTTCGTGGCTAGGCGTCGGTTTGAATGAGCCGCCCAAAATCACCGAGCCGTCGCGGATGATCGTGGCCACGATCGGCGATTTGCAGAAGGAGTACAACGTCGACGACCGGCGGATTTATATCGGTGGCTTTTCGATGGGTGGCTGCGGCTCGTGGGATTTGCTGAGTCGTTATCCGAATCTGTTCGCCGCGGCGTTTCCGATTGCGGGACCGCCGGGAGATCGCAAAGGGCTCGCACGGCTCATCAAGGACGTGCCGATCTGGGTCTTTCATGGCGATCAAGATCGCATCGCGCCTGTAGATAGCAGTCGCACGATTGTCGCCGCGCTGAAGGAGATCGCCGCGCCGGTGAAATACACGGAATACAAAAACGGCTCGCATGAAATGAACCAAGCCTTGGCCGAGCCGGCGCTGCAGGAATGGCTCTTCACGCAGAAACGCTCGACGGCTCCGGTGTTCACACCGAGCGAAGTTCCCGCCGATGCTTCGCTGATCACTAAGACTCTGCCGCACGGCATGCGCGATACCTGGACGGGCAAAGTCGAACGCACTGGCCACAGCGCGCCGCGGCTAGCCATCGAAGATGTTCGCTATCGATTGCGAGCGGCCGACGATGCTCCCGCAGCCGTCGCCGAACTGCTCGCCAAGATCGGCAAGGGTGAAGTGCAAGGAAGCTACGCCATCACGGGCAAGATTGCCCTCGAGGAGCGGGCCTGGCTCATCGTCGAGAAGATCGTCGCTGCTAATGAGAACGAAAAGGAAGACAAGCCGAAGAGCAGCGAAGCCAAGCCGATCAAAGTGCTGCTCATCGGCAACAGTCAGTGTCCCACGATCGTGGGCAAGCAGTTGCTCGAGAAGCTGGACGCATCGGACAAAGGTGGTCGGCCGATCGAGTTGGTTGGTTGCGTGCGCGGCGGCGCGTCGCTCCGTTCGCACTGGGAAGCTGGTACCGGCCCCGAAACGGCCCGCGGCAAGATCGCTGGCGGCGGTTGGGATTTCGTGGTGCTGCAAGATATTTACAACGTCGAAGAAGCCGCCTTTCAACCCTACGCCCGCCAGTTTCATCAACTGGTGAAAGAGAACGGCGGCCGCACGGTGCTCTTCGGCACGGCTTCGATCTTGAGCGATTACCCCAAGGGTTTCGAGCGACTCCACCGCTTGCATGTCGCCATGGGAAAAGAGTTGGAGACGCCGATCGTTGACGCCAGCCAGGCCTACGTGCGTTACTTCGGGGACACGCCGACCAAGGAAAAGATGGAAAGCCTGTTCGCCAGCGACCGTGCCCATCCGGGCCTGCAAGGTTCGTACCTTTACTCCTGCGGCATCTACAGCGTGCTGACTGGCCGCAGTCCGGTGGGGCTCGCCGCGCCGGAAGGAATTTCGGCCGATATTGCCAAGTCATTGCAGGAAACTGCCTGGGCTCAGTACCAGGAAACGGCGACAGCCCTGAAGAAGTAA
- the galT gene encoding galactose-1-phosphate uridylyltransferase has translation MPEYRQDPLSLRWVIVGSDRAARPQEFVEHTDRRSDFGCPFCAGQESQTPNPVQVYPAVNGRAKLFPWQVRVVPNKYPAVSTDVIPDGPPTSNGSSNGSLHRHRNGFGQHEVIIESPEHITSLTQLTTDQQRLVWQVYQDRLRQLRQDGRFKYVQIFKNVGAAAGASLEHTHSQVVALPWTPDDVQKELERFNQHQAKTGQSLLTQVVDEELATGERVVAQSANLVAFCPWASRFPYQVCIAPRRAAGSIESLPAGELSELATIAGELIGRIERKIGGAAYNLILHTEPFDIGPRDHYHWHIEIFPRLTKAAGFEWSTGCWLNPQLPEQAAAALRAV, from the coding sequence ATGCCCGAGTATCGCCAAGATCCGTTGTCGTTGCGTTGGGTGATCGTCGGCAGTGACCGCGCCGCTCGACCTCAGGAATTCGTCGAGCATACCGACCGCCGCAGCGATTTTGGCTGCCCCTTCTGTGCCGGCCAAGAGTCTCAAACGCCGAACCCGGTGCAGGTTTATCCCGCCGTCAACGGCCGGGCCAAGCTCTTTCCCTGGCAGGTGCGGGTCGTGCCGAACAAGTACCCGGCGGTGTCAACCGATGTCATCCCCGATGGGCCGCCGACCAGCAACGGCAGCTCGAACGGCTCGCTTCACCGGCACCGCAACGGTTTCGGCCAGCACGAGGTGATCATCGAATCGCCCGAGCACATTACCAGCCTTACTCAGCTGACAACCGATCAGCAGCGACTGGTCTGGCAGGTCTATCAAGATCGCCTCCGCCAACTGCGGCAGGATGGCCGGTTCAAGTACGTGCAGATCTTCAAAAACGTCGGTGCGGCAGCCGGCGCTTCGCTCGAACACACGCACAGCCAGGTCGTGGCCCTGCCGTGGACCCCCGATGACGTGCAGAAGGAACTCGAACGTTTCAACCAGCACCAGGCCAAGACTGGTCAGTCGCTGTTGACGCAGGTTGTCGACGAGGAACTGGCGACCGGCGAGCGAGTGGTGGCTCAGTCGGCAAACCTCGTGGCGTTCTGTCCCTGGGCCAGTCGGTTTCCGTATCAAGTCTGCATCGCGCCGCGGCGGGCGGCTGGTTCGATCGAGAGTTTGCCGGCTGGCGAACTTAGCGAACTGGCAACGATTGCAGGTGAGCTGATCGGTCGTATCGAACGTAAGATCGGGGGCGCAGCATATAACCTGATATTACATACGGAACCCTTTGACATCGGCCCGCGCGACCACTATCACTGGCATATCGAGATTTTTCCGCGGCTCACGAAGGCAGCCGGGTTTGAGTGGAGCACCGGGTGCTGGCTCAACCCGCAGTTGCCCGAGCAAGCTGCGGCAGCGCTCCGAGCGGTGTGA
- a CDS encoding carbon starvation CstA family protein, producing MNLLWIVLPCAVILTIAYFTYGRLLTHLFQLDPNKQTPAEELNDGLDFEPLPAHSLLPQHFSAIAAAGPIVGPIVAGLTFGWLPALIWILIGSIFIGGVHDMAALVASIRHRATSIAMVVREHMSPLSYTLFLTFIWIALVYIIVAFTDVTAGCFIQAPKAEAGNVSGGAIASSSILYLILPIIMGLWMKYGKLSLGMATVIFVPLVAVAIYVGKYMPVDLQQILNLSPGNSRKVWDVLLLLYCLVAGMVPVWMLLQPRGHLGGYFLYAALGAGAIGLAFGGVTIQYPQFLGWEVKNGSGINTLFPALFIMIACGACSGFHSLIASGTTSKQLKRETDARSIGYGAMLMEAMVAIVSLCCVMMFAQGSPQLDLTKHGPDMIYAQGIGKFMEVISTNEAFRAFAISFGLMAFTTFVYDTLDVCTRLGRYILQELSGQHNFAGMFVGTALTAGTPLFFLLRHPSDAAVPVWRMFWNLFGASNQLLAALTLLGVTVWLWQTRRAWWVWVVTGIPTVWMYTMSTWALTALTWPSFFKDGKFTVPADPVPWAGVVLMVLAIIMLGEAIRVIATIGSPPSQPKLQPAAA from the coding sequence ATGAATCTGCTTTGGATCGTTCTCCCCTGTGCCGTGATTTTGACAATTGCCTACTTTACGTACGGCAGGCTTCTCACCCATTTGTTCCAGCTCGACCCGAACAAACAAACACCCGCCGAAGAACTGAACGATGGCCTCGACTTCGAGCCGTTGCCGGCCCACTCGCTCCTGCCGCAGCACTTTTCGGCCATCGCCGCGGCGGGGCCCATTGTGGGACCCATCGTCGCCGGTCTGACGTTCGGCTGGTTGCCGGCGCTCATCTGGATTCTCATCGGCTCGATCTTCATCGGCGGCGTGCACGATATGGCCGCCCTGGTCGCTTCGATCCGCCACCGCGCGACATCGATCGCCATGGTCGTACGCGAACACATGAGCCCGCTGTCGTACACGTTGTTCCTGACGTTCATCTGGATCGCACTGGTCTACATCATCGTGGCCTTCACCGACGTGACGGCGGGCTGCTTCATTCAAGCTCCCAAAGCCGAGGCGGGGAATGTCAGCGGCGGCGCGATTGCCTCGTCGTCGATCCTGTATTTGATTCTGCCGATCATCATGGGTCTGTGGATGAAATACGGAAAGCTCTCGCTGGGCATGGCAACGGTCATCTTCGTGCCGCTCGTCGCCGTGGCGATTTACGTTGGCAAGTACATGCCCGTTGATCTGCAGCAGATTTTGAACCTTTCACCCGGCAACTCCCGCAAGGTGTGGGACGTGCTGCTGCTGTTGTATTGCCTCGTCGCCGGCATGGTGCCGGTGTGGATGCTGCTGCAACCGCGCGGGCACTTGGGTGGTTACTTCCTCTATGCCGCGCTCGGCGCTGGCGCCATCGGCCTGGCCTTTGGCGGTGTGACGATTCAATACCCGCAGTTCCTCGGCTGGGAAGTGAAAAACGGCTCGGGCATCAATACGCTGTTCCCGGCGCTGTTCATCATGATCGCTTGCGGCGCTTGCAGCGGTTTCCACTCGCTGATTGCTTCGGGCACCACGTCAAAACAACTCAAGCGTGAGACCGACGCTCGCTCGATCGGTTACGGCGCGATGCTGATGGAAGCGATGGTCGCCATCGTTTCGCTTTGCTGCGTGATGATGTTTGCCCAGGGCTCGCCCCAACTCGACCTGACGAAGCATGGCCCGGACATGATCTATGCCCAGGGCATTGGCAAGTTTATGGAAGTGATCAGCACCAACGAAGCCTTTCGCGCGTTCGCGATTTCCTTCGGCTTGATGGCCTTCACGACGTTTGTGTACGACACGCTCGATGTCTGCACGCGACTTGGCCGCTACATCCTGCAAGAACTCTCCGGCCAACACAATTTCGCCGGCATGTTTGTGGGAACCGCACTCACCGCCGGCACGCCGCTGTTCTTCTTGTTGCGACATCCCAGCGACGCCGCCGTACCGGTGTGGCGAATGTTCTGGAACTTGTTCGGCGCGAGCAATCAATTGCTGGCCGCCCTCACGCTCCTCGGCGTCACGGTCTGGCTGTGGCAAACACGGCGGGCTTGGTGGGTGTGGGTCGTCACGGGCATTCCCACCGTGTGGATGTATACGATGAGCACCTGGGCTTTGACAGCGCTCACGTGGCCGAGCTTTTTCAAGGATGGCAAGTTCACCGTGCCGGCCGATCCCGTGCCGTGGGCCGGGGTGGTGCTGATGGTGCTCGCCATCATCATGCTCGGCGAAGCCATTCGCGTGATTGCCACGATCGGCAGTCCGCCGTCGCAACCCAAGCTGCAACCGGCCGCGGCGTAG
- a CDS encoding AI-2E family transporter, which yields MAGPHVSFTVTNLPTEIAGAETEVPALVVAEASEWKVRNTVQATLIAVSVALIAFAIAWHRQLGLLFFGGIVLAVALQPVIRLLESRLRMNHAWATVVVYSLFTLLLIGSVVLLLPELVSQGRAFWERLPGFYDQGRDFLLASSNRTLRTIGNRVPVTMPEITGIGLMSLGLGDSSNSPLSMLWQIGTGMLGCLAVGVLAFYWSTHEEATTRSILQLAPDHRREFYQDLVDELLRKLGGYVRGQLLLCAAVGVLSLIAFLLIGLPYSLMLALIAGVLEAVPIIGPTLGAVPAILVALSLGPEQTALVIVAAMCVQTLENYLLVPSIMGSSVGLGAVVTLVAIVACGALFGVVGAIFAIPLAAVCQTLFERLVLQADFKTQEFTSRRDAAGVLHYELQDLINDIKRQQRQKDTPADLWTTESFAEIETLAVTMDEMIRDELEDAVPARTVAKVTVT from the coding sequence ATGGCTGGTCCGCACGTGTCGTTTACGGTTACTAACTTGCCCACGGAAATCGCGGGTGCAGAGACAGAAGTTCCTGCGCTCGTCGTGGCCGAGGCCAGCGAATGGAAGGTTCGCAATACCGTACAGGCGACGCTGATTGCGGTCAGCGTCGCGCTGATCGCCTTCGCAATTGCCTGGCATCGGCAGTTGGGACTGTTGTTCTTTGGTGGCATTGTGCTGGCAGTCGCACTGCAACCTGTGATTCGCCTGCTCGAGTCTCGCCTGCGGATGAACCATGCGTGGGCGACCGTGGTGGTCTACTCGCTCTTCACGCTGCTGCTGATCGGCAGCGTTGTGCTGCTACTCCCCGAGTTAGTCTCGCAAGGCCGAGCTTTTTGGGAGCGGCTGCCTGGATTCTACGATCAGGGGCGCGATTTCCTGCTGGCATCAAGCAATCGAACGCTGCGAACGATCGGCAATCGCGTTCCGGTCACGATGCCCGAGATCACCGGCATCGGCTTGATGAGTCTCGGCCTGGGTGATTCGAGCAACTCGCCGCTGTCAATGTTGTGGCAAATCGGAACGGGCATGCTGGGTTGTCTCGCGGTCGGCGTGCTGGCCTTTTATTGGTCGACGCACGAAGAGGCGACGACGCGCTCGATCTTGCAGCTCGCCCCCGATCATCGCCGCGAGTTTTATCAGGATCTGGTCGATGAGTTGCTGCGGAAGCTCGGCGGTTACGTACGCGGGCAGTTGCTGCTGTGCGCTGCGGTCGGCGTGCTGAGCTTGATTGCGTTTTTACTGATCGGCTTGCCCTATTCGCTCATGCTCGCGCTGATTGCCGGCGTGCTCGAAGCCGTGCCGATCATCGGGCCGACGCTCGGCGCTGTGCCGGCGATTCTGGTGGCGCTGTCGCTGGGGCCAGAGCAAACCGCGCTGGTGATTGTCGCCGCGATGTGTGTGCAAACGCTCGAAAACTATCTGCTTGTACCGAGCATCATGGGAAGCAGCGTGGGCCTAGGAGCGGTGGTGACGCTGGTTGCGATCGTAGCGTGCGGCGCACTGTTCGGCGTCGTTGGGGCGATCTTTGCGATTCCGCTGGCCGCCGTTTGTCAGACATTATTCGAACGCCTGGTGCTGCAAGCCGATTTCAAAACGCAGGAATTCACCTCCAGACGCGACGCAGCCGGGGTGCTGCATTACGAATTGCAGGATCTGATCAACGACATCAAACGGCAGCAGCGGCAAAAAGATACTCCGGCCGATTTGTGGACGACCGAAAGCTTTGCCGAGATCGAAACCTTGGCAGTGACGATGGATGAAATGATTCGCGACGAACTGGAGGACGCTGTGCCCGCTCGGACCGTAGCGAAGGTGACCGTGACATGA